A stretch of DNA from Methanoplanus endosymbiosus:
TCAAGAAGAGGAATATTTGTAATCTCTCCGGATGGAATTTTAAAAAGAGGAACTCCTAATTTTTCCAGAAAATCTGCACTCTGATGATCAAAGGGTGTTGACAAAAAAGTTATTTCCTTTTCATCAGCATATTTTTTTAGTTCAGTAAAATCTTCATCGCTGAGTTCAAGGGCTTTGATCATCTCATATTGTGATTCTGAACTGCCTGTGTTCTCAATCTGATACTGGGCTTTTCCAGCAGTTTTACATACTACTTCTTCCGCTTTGAAAGTCTGAAACTTTACGGCATCAGCTCCGGAATCTTTTGCAGCATCAATTAATTTTTTTGCAAGGTTGATATCGCCGTTGTGGTTAACTCCGGCTTCTGCAATTACGTAACATTGACTTTTTAAGTTATTCTTTTGTGAGTACATATTTCCCCAAAATGTATTAATTTAATTTATAAATATATGATGAAATAATTCTATCTGAAGTTTTGTCTATTATTAACCATAAATGTCCTTATTTTCAATTATAATTTCTGCTAACTTTAAATCTAGGGCTTCATCAATATCTATACTGTCCTCTCTGCTCATTACATATGGTAATATATCTTTACAATAAAATGTCTTTTTATTTACTATTGTGCTCACTCTTGAAATATAAATTGCCCCATTTGGAATGTAAGTTTCCGGCAAATCCTGACTTCTCATAAATATGAATCTTTCATCCATTAACGGGACCAAATAGTCATTTTCAACTTTGAAATTCCATTGGGGAGGGTGTTCCGGATTTGTAACACTAACTAATGAACTTCCTTTACCTGAAAGGAAGGTTTCCAATGCCTCTTTAACGTGTATTTCATTTCTTAGAGGGGATGTTGGCTGCAAAAGGATAATTATATCATCAGGATTTAGTTTATATTCATTAATAAAATGAAGAACCGAGTCAATAGTAGTACTTGTGTCCTGTGCCAGCTCCGGTGGTCTTCTGAGAACTTCAGCATCTAAATCGTTAGACAATGACTCGATTTGCAAATCATCAGTTGATACGATTACCTTATCAAATATTGAAGATTTTAATGCTACCTCTATTGTATACTGTATTAGAGGTTTATCGGCAATTAATTGCAGGTTTTTGTTTGGTATTCTTTTGCTACCACCACGTGCTGGAATGAATGCGTAGATCTTGTCAATAGTTTTCATTTTAATCTAAATTTCCAATTTATTGTATTCATATGATGTGGCAATTATTTTAACCAATGTTAAAACTCAACAAGAGCATTATTATCAATATTTTTCTGTTTTGTATAGAGGTTATAGTATTCTCCTTTTTTCTTGAGCAATTCTTCATGAGTTCCAGTATCTGAGATGCTTCCTTTCTTAAGGACATGAATTACATCAGCATTCAGAACTGTTGAGAGACGGTGTGCAATTATAATTACTGTCATATCTTTTGAGAGACGGTCAACAGATTCCATTACCCTTTGCTCTGAAACGTTATCGAGTGCACTTGTAGCCTCATCAAGAAGAAGTA
This window harbors:
- a CDS encoding acylneuraminate cytidylyltransferase family protein, giving the protein MKTIDKIYAFIPARGGSKRIPNKNLQLIADKPLIQYTIEVALKSSIFDKVIVSTDDLQIESLSNDLDAEVLRRPPELAQDTSTTIDSVLHFINEYKLNPDDIIILLQPTSPLRNEIHVKEALETFLSGKGSSLVSVTNPEHPPQWNFKVENDYLVPLMDERFIFMRSQDLPETYIPNGAIYISRVSTIVNKKTFYCKDILPYVMSREDSIDIDEALDLKLAEIIIENKDIYG